ctacactttattttggacatataaaaattaaaatgatcaaattttataatatttaaatatctaaacacagataccacttaacagataatttaccaaaaatccacataataatcacagaatatttatttattgataaaaataattacacgatatattcTAGATATTACACATATCTAACAGGTGTCTGACCCCATCAGATACTCTGATCTATGCATTAGGGTTAGGCGCCTGCTAGTGAATGCCATCAGATCCAgcgatctgtgcgttgggattAGCCACCGTATTCATCGCGTTGTTCAAAGTTTGATTGTCCATAGACCTGTCACTCAAACAAACAAGTAATCACGTAAGTAATCACAAATGTAAAGTTAATACGCTTTAAGATTGTTGTACAATCTGCGAAGAACAAGCAAACAAAAGTAATCACGTTTGTGTGTGTGAATATCAGATCAGTGTATTTAAAACAGTGAACGAAAGAAAGAGGAGACATGAACCAAAAACCCGAGTCCAGTACGTGACTATCTCCTTAAAGTGTATTAGCTCTCACCATATGTGTGAGCGAATTTCCTCTCAGGATAAAAAGCGTTGCAGTGAAGCAGAGCGTTACTATTAGCGAGTTTGAACCGAGCAAAAAACTATCACCGACGAATACAGAGAGAAGAGAGAAAGCGGCTAGGTTTTATTTTGAATGAATAAAACCCTACGACTTAAGGATGTATATATAAAGATTACAAAACTTGTGTGCTACTCCACTAATTAATTAAACCGcgttaactaattaattattaactcgTAACCGACTCGAATTAATAGTCTATCAAGTCAATTATAATTATCCGCATAAAAaatgaattaattatttaaatcccAAGTCCGGTGGAAATAAGAATTAGCAAAACTAGCCGTGATTAGACGACCCAATTTTCTGTTACATTCGTGTCCGCACATCGCCCATGCGGCCTTTGCATGCGAATTAGCCTCGAAATCCCTTGATTTCCACCAGTTGCATGCACGTAGAGGATGGAGTAATACCTAAGTAGCACATTTAGACATAACAAGAGTATTGTACTATATAAAGCAATGGAAGCCCCTTTTTCATTTCAATAAGGGATATAAGGTTTCTTAGCAATATTTTCACTTTCAAGGAATGATCTTTAGATACTCATATCTCATTAATCTCGTTATCATTTTGAGTAATTCAAAATGTCTCGGAAATTCTCAATGAGGAGCACGCATTCCAAGTATGACTTAATAATGTAGGGCTAAAACCCACATTTTACGATATCCTGTAATTAAGTCATAAAAAATATAGTAACCTAGGAGTGACATTACATCACTTTTTAATAGTGGAGTTTAGAATTAGGACCCCTAATTACATAAGAGCAAGTCTAATTTTAGATGTAAAAAGATTATATCCATTACTATAATTTGATATAAAAAAATTAGtgttaaaatataattttaactCTAATATTAGTTAcattttaaaatcaaataatttcAAATTTAACTCATTTTTATTTTTCTCTCGTAATTTGATAAAtcttatttaaaattaaattaatgaatatcatttatGATTACTGATGGAAGCCTTATCCTGATTGTTTCAATTATTTGTGTATCAATATTAATTTTTGGCGATGCATAATTAGtgttttttattaattaataattcagAGAGAGATTGATTTTACTACTACGAGGGAAGACTTGATTTATACAAGTACCTTTATGGAGAGAGAGAGTGTGATTGGCGGTGATAGAAATAGAGGAGTGAAAAATGGGGAAAATTAGGATTTGTAAAGGTAGGTGGTAAATTCAAATCATTTAGTTTGGAGCGGGATCTCTAGAGAAAAGATTTAGTTTCGGGCATCAGAATGATTGCAATATGAGAAATAGAAGGGATTTACGACAACTACTTTTGGCCGATGATTTTCTACGGAATAGGTAAGTCCTATGCGAAGAAAACCGTGGGCGGAGGTATTGTATCGCTTACTTTTACATACTTTTATATATCATTGTTTAGCATTTTTTATTTAGGACACACATATTTGTGCATACACAAGCCGGGAATCTTCTGAGAAAATAACCTCTTCATTATTTGGAATAAGGGTAAGGCTGCGTACGCTATACCCTCCCAGACACTGCCATAGGAGGTATTATTGGgtatgatgatgatgatttatgatttctGATGATGTAGTATGGATACATATATGAATATTTGTATTCAAAAATAGAATCcctttgaaattaaaatttatagtatttgaacaagctcgagctcggctcgttaagaGCTCGTTCGGCTCGGCTCATTAACGaactcgagctcgagctcgaacagacaaatgtgttcgttaagcaaaacgagctcgagccgagttTTAGGGTGTTCGACTCGAGCTCGGCTCGAGTTCGCTCGGCTCGAGCTCGCTCGTTAAAGCtcgaaaaaattaaaaaatatatcctgaatatttttatatagataaatactaaattttaatttaataCATTCCTTTTATTTGAACACCTCTGGACATACTGCAAGATATATACTGGATTGCTAAGCTACTGTGAAAGTTGCAGATTTTTTCGAATTCTTAAAAAATAAGAAAGCTACAGATGGTGAAGCAGCAGGAGCAAGAAAAGTATTTGGTTTACATTTTCCTTTAACATACAAGCTTAATTTGTGCTTCCTGAAAAACCTTAAAGCCAAGCACCACACAACAATAGCACAATTATCATAACTACATAACCAATAATTCATAAAAAAATGTTATCAATCATGTGTGACATCACTTAGTTCAGGAAAGAACAATCACAAATATAAAAGAAATACACAGACATAGGTTCAAGCTGCCATTTTTTCAAGTTTCAACTTCCAAGTGGAGTGTCAACATAATATCAAATATACTCTTTTAGTCGGGTtgagattccaatctaaaaatgTTAAAACCAAAATAAAGTTGCAGCAGCTTCGTATTTCTAACTCGAACTTCAACTTCTCCCACCTGTTCATCCTTGCAAAATAAAACCAAACAAAACTCAAATTAATTTCTAACTCGTTTTGTTTCAGAGTTCAAACTTTTGAGTTATCTAGACTATAAATCACAGTTCATGAAATGAAAGATCATCACGTATACTTAATCGGAGAATGTCATGAAATTCAACCTGTTTAAACTTACTTTTGACATTTTTTCCCCTGTCATCCCAACCAAACGATCCATAACCAATGAAACCATTATATAAACTATGACAAGTACATTCTAAACACTTACACTACTCAGTTAGAGATCAATGCATCACCATGATCTAGATATATGTACCACAATATACAGAATCAAGAATCAGGGCTTCTCTGGCTGCAGTCAGTGGCAGAGCAGAGTCTGCAAGCTTCTAAGATGATATTGTATTAGGATAACTAGTTATTTTGACAATTAATTTACCGAAGAGGAGCTGGGAGAAGCAAGTTGTAAATACATGAATCTAGCTCCCATGCACCAGGATCAAGGGACAGAACTAGCAACattttttacattattttttagTTCTCTTATCTAacaattgtaatttaaaaatCTGTATTATAGAGTTAGCTAGTTTCTTTTTTAGCTCTAATTGTATTTATAATCTCTTTTATTATGTAAAAAGTCTGCAAGGCATGTGCatcaagaatttcaaattttctctGGTAAGACTCAGACTGTAGGAACTCTGGAATCTAAAAACATTGACAATACTTAAAACACAGGTTAAGTTTTGCAGAGTGTTTTCACAAAACTTCTTGTTTTAGATTACACATCAGACTTCTTTCCAAACCTATTTCAAAGAGACTGATTGTGTACAgaattcaagattttaaaaacaTGCATATAATCACAGGGAACATCAGAGAAGCAGAAAAGGCAGACATGCATATAATCAAAGGCAGACATGATTCAGAATCTCCAACATTTTAAAACAATCACAGGGAACATCAGAGAGCGGTCCACAAATATATCAGGGAACAATCACAAGGAACATCAGAGAAGCAGGAAAGGATCACTTATAGTTACCGTTACAGCGCAAGGTTCATCATTCCATCATTTAATCTAAATGGATCACAATATCCTTGTCTTTCTcctgaaaatatttaaaaaataagtCAGATTTGTCAAAAAAGTATGTAAGGATGGAAAATATGCAACGTTGCTGGTTAAATTAATACCTTTTTTGCTTTTCTCAGTTCATACAGTTCACGCACCCAATCAGCTCCGCACAACAACACTTCAACTATCTCAGGTTTTAAACAAGATCGGTGAGGTTCAATAACTCTACTCCTAGCGCTAAAAGTCGACTCGGAAGCCACAGTGCTAATAGGAATACTTAAAACATCAGATGCCATATTAGAAAAAACAGGGAATTTTGTGGAATTTCCTTTCCACCAGGCTAGAACATCGAATTTTGAACTTGGAGGCAGAATTTTCTCActcaaatactcttccaattctGACTTTGTAGGCTCAATTATACCACCAGTTTGTCGAATGAAGCTCTCAATATCATTAATTCCCTGTGGTATCTCACGTGGTGCACTAAAAAAGCTAGCATCGGACGAAGATACACTTGATTCATTCATCTCTTTACTCGCATCTTTCGCTTCCTTACAATATTCTAAGTACAACTCATTCAAAGCATTTGTCAAATAGCTTAAACTCCTTTCAGAATCAGTTACAATTGGATAAAGGGTGGGAAAAAAAATGTTGGAAGCTTCATCTTAAACCTTGGATCCATGACGGCGCCAATTGACATTATCAAATTAGTTTCCCCCCAATATTTCTCAAACTTTAATTCCATTGTCCGAACCATTGTTCGAATATGTACATTAGGGTGAACAGCTTTTTGATCTATTACTTGCTTGACTCTCCTGATTTCTGATAAAAAGAAGTTTGAAGTGGAATAATCCGTCCCCAAAATGACTTTTGTGACATCAGCAAACACCTCTAGGAAAGAACATACATGTTCAACCCTTTCCCAATCCTCAGTCATTGGTACATACTCTTTGAACCCCAAATCAGATGTGGAATATATTAAAAAAGCATTTTTGAACTCAATAGCACAAGAAAGCATACTAAATGTCGAATTCCAACGTGTTGAAACATCTAGAATTAACTTTTTACACTCCAAGCCTAACGACATGGAAATCTCAGCAAACTTAATCCTACGAGATTCCGAGGCTGCCACATATTTCACTCCATCCCgaattttatcaactatttcttTAGTCGGTACTAGCCCATCTTGCACATATAAATTCAATATATGTGCACAGCATCGTGCATGAAACATTCTCCCATCAATTGGTAATTTCTTTCTAACACTAAAAGTTTGTTTCAAATATCGTAGGGCAATATCATTTGCAACAGAATTATCCACAGTCAAAGTTCCAATTTTATCAATGATTCCCCAATCATTTAGACACTTAAATACAGCCTCTGAAATTACTAAACCACTATGTGGGGGAGGGACATCACAAAAATTGAGAACTCTCATGTTAAGTTTTCAATCCGAATCAATCCAATGACCCGTGACAACCATGTACCCTAGTTTTTTATGCGACGAAGTCCACATATCAGTTGTAATATTAATCTTTCTAGCTGATTTGAGAGTTTCTCTTAATTTGTTTCTTTCAATTTCAAAAGTACTAATACAATCTTTTTTCACCATTTGCCTGCTAATTTTTTGCCAAAACGGAGTAGCAGTCTTCATCACCAAATTAAACATATAACTTTCTACGTGCCTAAATGGTAATTCGTTTACCAAAATATAATGAGAAACAATTTTTCTCATCTCAGCATGATCATAAATAAAATTACCCACTGTTACCTCGGAAGATTTCGAACCGCTCGGTTGAAGCTGAAGGACTGCTTGATTTGTTCGTCCGTGCAAAGCTAAACATTTATCCACGTGCCTGTTGAACGTCGTTATGCATCTTGTGCTTCCTTTTAtcattttttttttgcaaaatttACATATTGCAAACTCCTGGTTGTTCTCTATAACAGTATCCAAATGCGCCCAGCAACgagatttcttctttctttgctaCTTCTGATAAGGCTTCTCCTGATTAGATTCTTCACTATCAACGACcgcactttttctttttcttgAAACTTCCTCTTGTTCAGGCTGCTGGGGCTGATTATATTCATCACCACCGCCTTCAGATTCATCACCAAGACTTTCTTCACCTAAACTTCTTAATGGTTCAAATTCGGCATTTTTAGGGATTATTTGAATACGGCTCTTATTTCTGCAAGGATCTATAACTTCTGTAAGGATCGAGCTGCTGTTTTTTAAGAGTTAGAGAGATGAGAAGAAGAGGCGGGATCGAGCTGTTCTTTTAGCCTTTTAGGGATGTAGAATTTTAGAAATTTAGGGTTAGTGACTTAGATTAGGGGTTGGGCTGGGCAAGGAAAGTGGGCTAGTATTAGTTGGATTGGGCCAAGAAAGGGGTTTATTTacttaaataatttaatttgatttttctgGTCAAACCGTAAGATTTTTTAAAAAACCCGATTTCACGGTACTTTTTTTCATCTTTCAACGATCATTTTGCATACCATAAATGCTATATTTTGACACGATTtagaaatttttattttaattttaattaatttaaaattatattagtGTTTAGTCATGTATTAGTGTCTCgacttttttaaaaatattttgcatcgatccaaccgtatagatgtcaatataaatatattttagtgatataaccaaagttttaaatcaagataattttatttggtttgttattttaacgatcaagcattagtttgactacTACCACTAAATAGTGTTTAGTCCTGTATTGGTGTCTCgacttatttaaaaatatttttcatcgacccaaccgtatggatgtgaagatatatatatatatatatatatatatatattagtgatataaccaaagtttcaaatcaatataattttatttggtttgttattttaacagtcaagcattagtttgactattaccgctaactagtgtttagtcttgatttgttgtttttattattttcaaaatactttatatcgatccaaccatatggatgtcataatatattcttttattgatataaccaaaattacagatcaaaataattttatttgatttgctattttaacagtcaagtattagtttgactagtaccgTTTACTACTGTTTAGTCCTGTATTTGTGTCTCgacttatttaaaaatatttttcaccgATCCAACCCTATGGatgtgaagatatatatatatatatatattttagtgatataaccaaagtttcaaatcaatataattttattttgtttgttattttaatagtcaagtattagtttgactattaccgctaactagtgtttagtcctaatttgttgtttttattattttcaaaatattttatatcgatccaaccatatggatgtcataatatatatatatatattttattgatataaccaaagttacatatcaaaataattttattcggtttgttattttaacagtcaagtattagtttgactagtagagctaactagtgtttagtcttgTATTGGTGTCTCGacttttttgaaaatatttttcatcgatccaaccgtatggatgtcaagatatatatattttaatgatataaccaaagtttcaattcaagataattttatttggtttgttattttaacagtcaaacattagtttgactattacCGCTAGTGTTTGTTtatgaattggtgttttgatttttttaaaaatatttttcatcgatccaaccgtatggatgtcaagatatatatattttaagaatataaccaaagtttcaaaaaaaaatatttgataaGCTATTTTCATAGTTAAATATTGGttgaccagaattttttttttggctcggctcggctcggctcgtttatgttcgcgaacaagctcgtgTTCGACTCGTTAGTTAACGAGTTCGAGCTTGAACATAATTTTTGTTCGGTAAGAAAGCTCGGCTCAATTCGTCTGGAAAAAAAATAAAGTTCGGCTCTATTCGatcaaaactcggctcggctcggttcgtgaacaacCTTATATATGAATATTTGTATTCAAAAATAGAATCcctttgaaattaaaatttatagTAGTAGTAGTATTTTTCTTTCATCCTCTCTGTTAGGGTTTGTCtattttcaagtaaatcgaggGGCTTCCACTGGTTTTCTGCGGTGGAAAGCCCCAACCCCTTTATTCTCTGTTATTCTCGTTTATTTCCTTTTAATAAAACCcaattttttgggtgtttgtgtgtgtctcctcttggagtgtgtgttttgtctctccttttggattgtttgttatgtttttatttagtCATGCTTGGGTTTATCTGGTGATGGATCTGTTGAGAacgaatttattgatatttttggtgatTTGCAAAGCCTGCATCGGATCTGGGACGGTGgtgattattgcaagagctcacatttcacaactaaagattgttcatctttcatgggtttatactttcggcatgtctatagctggtatccggcatgtagatagttggggtgctttcggcatgtctatagctggtgtccgaCATGTAAATAGCTGGGGTGCCGCTTCTCCAATCTCATTTTATGCGATTAGTGTTTCTGAACACTGGGCTAACCATAgtttttatgtgatatggtcaattgcgatgttCCTATTTTTAGAGATGCTGCTGCAATTTGGATCGCTTGGAATatctttgatttcgtttttaatttcaagaatttttaaatctatgtgttaaacgatcagaaaacaaatcatctaattgtttttagtatgttatttgttttatcacCTGGTTGTATCGACAGTTGGAGGTTTGTCTCGACTGTACTACATTCAATTTAATGAGAACTttctgcatttgtcaaaaaaaaaaacaattatagtatttgattttaaattataaaaatattaccATTTATAACATTAGATTGGACTTGCTCTAAGCAGGCTCTGAGCAGAGTAATAATGGTTTGTCCAG
The sequence above is drawn from the Apium graveolens cultivar Ventura chromosome 2, ASM990537v1, whole genome shotgun sequence genome and encodes:
- the LOC141698841 gene encoding zinc finger BED domain-containing protein RICESLEEPER 2-like, which produces MRVLNFCDVPPPHSGLVISEAVFKCLNDWGIIDKIGTLTVDNSVANDIALRYLKQTFSVRKKLPIDGRMFHARCCAHILNLYVQDGLVPTKEIVDKIRDGVKYVAASESRRIKFAEISMSLGLECKKLILDVSTRWNSTFSMLSCAIEFKNAFLIYSTSDLGFKEYVPMTEDWERVEHVCSFLEVFADVTKVILGTDYSTSNFFLSEIRRVKQVIDQKAVHPNVHIRTMVRTMELKFEKYWGETNLIMSIGAVMDPRSLSYLTNALNELYLEYCKEAKDASKEMNESSVSSSDASFFSAPREIPQGINDIESFIRQTGGIIEPTKSELEEYLSEKILPPSSKFDVLAWWKGNSTKFPVFSNMASDVLSIPISTVASESTFSARSRVIEPHRSCLKPEIVEVLLCGADWVRELYELRKAKKEKDKDIVIHLD